DNA sequence from the Methanococcus maripaludis genome:
TGAATTAGAATTTTAGAGCATTCCTAAGTTATCCAGCCACTTTTTAATATCCTTTTTCGAAGACGTCACCTGAGATCCCAAAATTGAAAATCCGTTTAGGATTTTTGCATCAGGACAGTTTTTTGCAATATCACTTTCACTGTGCCCCATACCGCTTCCTTCATGCGTACAGAATGGAATAAGGGTTTTTCCAGAGAAATCGTATTCTTCAAGAAATGTAAGAACTGCCATTGGGACTGTTCCCAACCAGTTTGGATATCCTAAGAATATGGTGTCGTAAGAATCCATATTAGTCACGTGGCTGGTTAGTTTTGGTCGTGCATTTTCATTTATTCTTTTTTTGCCACATTTGTAGTTGCGGAATAGTCTTTAGGATACGGTGTTACAGTATCAATCTGAAAAAGATCGCCCCCGATTATTTCTTGAATCGTTTCAGCTGTTATTTTTGTGTTACCTACTTGCAAATTCAAAATTTTTCCGTCAACGTAGTTATTACCTGCACGTGAAAAATATGCCATAAGACATTTCTTTTCTTTTAAATCAGGCATATTATTCCTCGTTTTAACTTTAATCGGTAGATTCTAAATTGTTAATTGAATGATAATTTAGTCTCGAATGAAATTTGTTGAGATTCTCTCTTCATGCAGGGGAAACTCTACACCTGCCTTAATGCCTGCTTCTTTACACTTCAAGAACCATGCCATATTCTTTGCAAGTACTCGCATTGTCTGTAATCCTTCCAGATCTTTTTCTACATCTTCTGGTTTTGCACCATGAACCATGTTCCAGTACCTAGATGAAATTATGGGCATTTCTGAATGGGTAAAATATTTATTGAGTTGATCAAATGCAGCTGTTGTTCCCGCCCTTCTTGCAGAAACTACTGCTGCAGCAGGTTTTAGGTAAAAAGATTTCCCACCACTTAGTAAATCCGTATAAAATGCACAATCCATGAATGATTTAATAGAACCGCTTGTGGATGCATAGTGAACTGGAGAACCAAAGATAAATCCATCTGAATCTTTAGCAATATCTAAAAAATCGTTTACAATATTGTTAACTGCACAACGTCCTGTCTTAGCACAGGCTTTACATGCAGTACATCCACTAATAGGTTTTAATCCAATCCAATAAAGTTCTGTGTCGATATTTTCCCCCTTTAATGTCTTTTCGATTTCTTTGAGGGCAGTATAAGTACAGCCTTTCTTATTTGGACTTCCATTTACTAGCAGCACCTTCATATTTCCACCTTAAATCTCAGTAATCCGTTTTAATCCGATTTATTCGGTTTCAAGCAATTTTATTTCTGACAATGTTTCGTTTAATAGGAATATTTCATCTTTATCTAATTTTACTTCTATAATTTAATTTATCTTCGTAAGTTATCATATCCTTTATCACCCACAGGTTCCAACCATTCAAAAATTTCTTTGAAAAGATTATGTTTTTTTTAAAAATTGAATAAAATACCCCAAACTTAAAAATAGAAAAAAAGTTTGAAAATTAATTTTGAAATCATGATTTGATGAAATCTATAATATTGGCATGCTTTTTTCCATTTAATCGGCTAGTTCAATCAATATATCGAAGCTACCATTTATTTCTGTAATAATTGAAGGGTCACAATCAATAACCCCTAAATTCACAAATTCGCCATAACAATTTTCTTCATTATCATACAAAATGGTGAAATAATTTCCTTGAGTAGTAAAATCTATATCTCCATTCTTCCAGCCTGGAACTAAATCTTCATCATTAAAGGATAATGGTTTATCCATTACACCGCAGATGTCAAAATCGTATTTACTGGCATGGATCGTGTACGGTAGCCTATCAATAAGTTCTTTAGCAGGTTTACCGTCATTTAATATTCCTGGAATGGTTTTATTATTGATATGCATATTAATTCTTGTTCCATTCTTAATTTCACGGATTGAATTTTCTTTATCCATAACTTCCTCACCAATATGTTCTTCATTAATTAATTCAATACTTGAATAGTTCTCTGCAAATATCGCCACTAAAAGAACACTGAATAATACCAATAAACTCTGTTTATTTGATACTGTCGCCATTTTCTTTACCTGTTCTTGCCATATTTTTTTCAGTTACCACAAAAATACTGATTCTATGAGTCCTTTTGCTTCTCAAAAATATTTTGATTTCATTTTTTTACAGAATTTGTTTTATCAAAATAGTTTTTTGCTTTTAGCAGTCTACCGCGGATATCTACATGGAATGGACAGTTCTTTTCACAAACACCGCAATTAGTGCAGTCATTTGCGTTTTTGCTTAATTTCAAGTAGTGATCTTTTGCAAGCTCGTCACCTGCTTTTGCAAGATCAAGATATTTGTTTACAATACCAATATCGATTCCAGAAGGGCATGGTTGGCAGTGGTTACAGTAAATGCAGGTACCCATGATGTCTCGGTGCGGCAGGCTTGCTATAAACGAGTAATCTCGATCTTTTTCAGAAGTAGAATAATATTTAAGGGCTTCATCCAGATCTGCTCTTGAACTTACTCCTGAAATACATGAAACTACCCCTGGACGATCCAGTGCATACTGTATACACTGGGGAACCGTCATGGCATGATTAAATGGTGATGTTTTTTCGTTTAAGAGCTGTCCACCACCATAAGCCTTCATAACCGTGAGTGCCACACCTTGTTTTTCACATTCTTGATAAAGCTCCATACGTTCATTTTTTAAGTTTAATTTACCCCATGAGGGTTTAAAATCATATGCAGCGTTTGTACTGAACATTATAACATCAATTTCGCCAGTTTCGATAAATAATTTACATATCTCTTCAGAATGTGACGAAATCCCCAGATATCGAATAGTTCCGTCCTGCTTTAGCTTTTTAGCATAATCAAAAATGCCGTTTGACATGATTTTTTCAAAGTCTCTTACCAGATCAACATAGCTGATGAGGCCAATATCGGCATAATTAGTACTGTATTTTTTTAATTCCTGCTCAAAACCCTTTTTAACGTTCCTTGGAACTCTTGTCCTTGAATATGTTCCTTTAGGATACCAGACACCAAGATGTATCTGCATGAGCATATCTTCCCGATGTCCTTTCAATGCATTATTAATTGGTTCTGCTGCAGTGGTATCATACATGACCGTATCGATCAGATTTACGCCTTTTTCCATGCCGTAAGTGACGATATCTTCAATTTCTTTTGACGTTGTTTCTTTCAAGCTTCCTGATCCAATGCCGATAGTACTGACCTTTTCATTGCCATGCGGTAATTTTCTGTAGTCCATGTATTCGCCCCTTATTTGTAAGATGCACTGTAAATTGAAACGCAATCTTCGATACTTAACTGAGATCTGTCACAGGTAAACAACATTCCCATTGTATCCATTGCATTTTTCGCCATTTTTTCAAATTCTTCAGGAGTAATGCCATAATCAGACATTTTAAGATCTGAAACTCCACATTCTTCCTGTAATTTTACGAGCATTTTGATGAAATCCATAGGTTCTGTTGCATCTTCCATACCCATTACTTTAGCCATTTTTACAAACCTGTCATCACATACATGTTTTTCGATAAAATGAGTAAAGTATGCTTTACTGATCATTATAAGCCCTGCACCATGAGGAAGATCTTGGTGATAAGCAGACATTGCGTGTTCTAATGCGTGCTGGCTTGTACAAAGTCCAACAGTTTCAACTACTCCTGATAACGTATTTCCAAAAGCAACCTTTTCACGTGCGTACATGTCATTTCCATCTTCAACAGCTTTTGAGAGATTTTTTGAAACATTTTCTATTGCCGTGATTGCATACATGTCGCTCATTAGATTTGCGCCGATAGATACGTAACCTTCCACGCTGTGGAATAATGCATCAAATCCCTGATATGCGGTGTATTTTGGAGGTACTGATTTCATAAGTTCAGGATCAACTACTGCTAAAACTGGAAACGTATCTTCGTTACCAAATCCGATTTTTTCACGATTTATTTCATGCGTTACAACTGCCCAAGGATCGGTTTCAGAACCTGTTCCTGCTGTTGTTGTAATTGCTACAACAGGGATTGGTTTAGCTTTTAAAGGCATTCCTTTTCCAGTTCCACCAAAAATGTAATCCCAGTAATCTCCATCATTTGTAGCCATTATGGACATTGCTTTTGATGCATCGATACAGCTTCCGCCACCTAATGCAACAATAAAATCGCAGTCATTTTCTTTTGCAAAAGCACCGCCAGCCATAACGGTTGATCTTAATGGGTTTGGTTCAACTTTATCAAATACTGCAGTTTCTACACCTGCTAATTTTAACTGTTCTTCAGTTCTTGCAAGGTAACCGTATTCCCTTGTAGATTTTCCATTTGAAATAACAATCATAGCTTTTTTGCCAGGCATTTTTTTGTTCGTGTAGATTATTTAGTTGTCCTGC
Encoded proteins:
- a CDS encoding flavodoxin family protein; translated protein: MKVLLVNGSPNKKGCTYTALKEIEKTLKGENIDTELYWIGLKPISGCTACKACAKTGRCAVNNIVNDFLDIAKDSDGFIFGSPVHYASTSGSIKSFMDCAFYTDLLSGGKSFYLKPAAAVVSARRAGTTAAFDQLNKYFTHSEMPIISSRYWNMVHGAKPEDVEKDLEGLQTMRVLAKNMAWFLKCKEAGIKAGVEFPLHEERISTNFIRD
- a CDS encoding cyclophilin-like fold protein; translated protein: MATVSNKQSLLVLFSVLLVAIFAENYSSIELINEEHIGEEVMDKENSIREIKNGTRINMHINNKTIPGILNDGKPAKELIDRLPYTIHASKYDFDICGVMDKPLSFNDEDLVPGWKNGDIDFTTQGNYFTILYDNEENCYGEFVNLGVIDCDPSIITEINGSFDILIELAD
- a CDS encoding aldo/keto reductase, which produces MDYRKLPHGNEKVSTIGIGSGSLKETTSKEIEDIVTYGMEKGVNLIDTVMYDTTAAEPINNALKGHREDMLMQIHLGVWYPKGTYSRTRVPRNVKKGFEQELKKYSTNYADIGLISYVDLVRDFEKIMSNGIFDYAKKLKQDGTIRYLGISSHSEEICKLFIETGEIDVIMFSTNAAYDFKPSWGKLNLKNERMELYQECEKQGVALTVMKAYGGGQLLNEKTSPFNHAMTVPQCIQYALDRPGVVSCISGVSSRADLDEALKYYSTSEKDRDYSFIASLPHRDIMGTCIYCNHCQPCPSGIDIGIVNKYLDLAKAGDELAKDHYLKLSKNANDCTNCGVCEKNCPFHVDIRGRLLKAKNYFDKTNSVKK